From a single Lytechinus variegatus isolate NC3 chromosome 9, Lvar_3.0, whole genome shotgun sequence genomic region:
- the LOC121421682 gene encoding uncharacterized protein LOC121421682 → METSSSSSSATTESMDVLSQFFRRSIGLQSILQSNLPKFRGMPHHADDMSLSEWLEEFNGVTANQNMEMSSKARLLLDHLSGPAREEIMCLSESKRQDFDEIVSRLKLCFGYQETTQTLSSQFHNRIQRDGESLCDFSRALIRTYNKMEKAATTQAQGEALSQLKNKTLSDQFVNGAREAWVRRELRRIQMMHEIDGFAKIREEALKLFQETATTQRPRVREADIEVGRAVMKDSMLVQQVVEQQKAIMTELEQLRGEVAKLKGGKPQRKRTDGRCFSCGHKGHLRRDCPNIPTGSPAHEYNYSAGNWHQENQSFPTWSTESGTMQNHGSFNRPTVFQSSSQGAASIPHQHIASQEEN, encoded by the coding sequence ATGGAAACCAGTTCGAGTTCATCATCAGCTACAACTGAGAGTATGGATGTTTTGTCCCAATTCTTCCGCCGTTCAATTGGATTACAGAGTATATTACAGAGCAACTTACCAAAATTCCGAGGGATGCCACATCATGCGGATGATATGTCCTTGTCAGAATGGCTTGAAGAATTTAATGGAGTAACTGCTAACCAAAATATGGAAATGAGTAGCAAAGCTCGACTGTTGCTAGATCACCTTTCAGGACCAGCACGAGAGGAAATAATGTGTCTCAGTGAATCAAAGAGAcaggattttgatgaaatagtAAGTCGTCTGAAATTGTGCTTTGGCTATCAGGAAACCACACAGACCCTCAGTAGTCAGTTTCATAATCGCATACAGAGAGATGGAGAATCACTTTGTGACTTCAGCCGTGCCCTGATTCGCACCTACAACAAGATGGAAAAAGCTGCCACTACACAAGCTCAAGGAGAAGCTTTAAGTCAGTTGAAAAACAAGACCTTAAGTGATCAATTTGTCAATGGTGCCCGGGAGGCTTGGGTGAGGAGAGAGTTGAGGCGAATACAGATGATGCATGAAATCGATGGATTTGCCAAGATTCGTGAGGAAGCCCTCAAACTCTTTCAGGAGACTGCCACCACTCAGAGGCCCAGAGTTCGAGAAGCAGATATTGAAGTTGGAAGGGCAGTCATGAAAGATTCCATGCTTGTGCAACAGGTAGTAGAACAACAGAAAGCTATAATGACGGAGTTGGAGCAACTTAGGGGAGAAGTCGCCAAGCTGAAAGGAGGAAAACCTCAGAGAAAGAGGACTGATGGACGATGCTTCAGCTGTGGCCATAAAGGACATCTACGACGTGACTGCCCCAACATACCCACCGGTTCCCCTGCACATGAATATAATTACTCTGCTGGCAACTGGCATCAGGAGAATCAAAGCTTCCCCACTTGGAGCACGGAATCAGGTACCATGCAGAATCATGGCAGTTTCAACAGGCCAACAGTCTTCCAGTCCTCATCACAAGGAGCTGCCAGTATTCCTCACCAACATATCGCATCCCAGGAGGAAAACTAG